In one window of Gemmatimonadota bacterium DNA:
- a CDS encoding transposase, with amino-acid sequence MRGAPGAAEPGAGELAGAEGGGERPAGIYQAPGEAAAQQALADWAASPLGQAHSEITALWQRHWERLAPALAYPVPVRRLLYSTNAIESLHRTLRKSLKVRGHFPSAEAASKLLYLALRNAQAKLGTPQHWVEALRHIRLLFGDRVPAWQ; translated from the coding sequence GTGCGTGGTGCACCTGGTGCGGCAGAGCCTGGCGCAGGTGAACTGGCGGGAGCGGAAGGCGGTGGCGAGCGCCCTGCGGGGATCTACCAGGCGCCAGGCGAGGCGGCCGCGCAGCAGGCCCTCGCCGACTGGGCCGCGAGTCCCCTGGGCCAAGCACATTCGGAGATCACGGCGCTGTGGCAGCGGCACTGGGAGCGGCTGGCCCCGGCGCTGGCGTACCCGGTGCCGGTCCGGCGGCTGCTCTACTCGACCAACGCGATCGAGAGCCTGCACCGGACGCTGCGGAAGAGCCTCAAGGTGCGGGGGCACTTCCCCTCCGCGGAGGCGGCGAGCAAACTGCTGTACCTGGCGCTGCGGAACGCGCAGGCGAAGCTCGGCACGCCGCAGCACTGGGTGGAGGCGCTGCGGCACATCCGGCTCCTCTTCGGGGACCGGGTCCCGGCATGGCAGTGA
- a CDS encoding BrnT family toxin, which produces MTPGVTWDPAKRRSNLAKHGIDFVDAALVFEGLALHRPDLRRAYGEPRFVATGPVAGRLLVVVYSLRDATLRIISARRANARETKAYRSVRLEGPAGPDGLGPGGSADR; this is translated from the coding sequence ATGACGCCGGGCGTGACGTGGGATCCGGCCAAGCGGCGAAGCAACCTGGCCAAGCACGGCATCGACTTCGTCGACGCCGCCCTGGTGTTCGAGGGGTTGGCCCTGCACCGCCCCGACCTGCGCCGGGCGTACGGGGAACCCCGGTTCGTGGCAACCGGACCGGTGGCGGGTCGGTTGCTGGTGGTGGTGTACTCCCTGCGTGACGCGACCCTCAGGATCATCTCGGCGCGGAGGGCCAATGCCCGCGAAACGAAAGCGTACCGTTCGGTCCGGCTCGAAGGGCCGGCGGGGCCGGACGGACTGGGACCGGGTGGATCGGCAGACCGATGA
- a CDS encoding BrnA antitoxin family protein: MPAKRKRTVRSGSKGRRGRTDWDRVDRQTDDEIAAAVAGDPDAAPLLPAAWFRAATPLPPLTKQGVFLRLDPDVLAWFKAGGPGYQTRINQALRVFMQAHLGRAGTARAHRKA; encoded by the coding sequence ATGCCCGCGAAACGAAAGCGTACCGTTCGGTCCGGCTCGAAGGGCCGGCGGGGCCGGACGGACTGGGACCGGGTGGATCGGCAGACCGATGACGAGATCGCCGCGGCGGTGGCGGGCGATCCGGATGCGGCGCCGCTCCTCCCGGCGGCGTGGTTCCGCGCGGCGACGCCGCTCCCGCCGCTCACCAAGCAGGGGGTCTTCCTGCGCCTGGACCCGGATGTACTGGCGTGGTTCAAGGCGGGGGGGCCGGGCTACCAGACCCGAATCAACCAGGCGCTCCGGGTCTTCATGCAGGCGCACCTGGGGCGGGCGGGAACCGCGCGGGCGCACCGTAAGGCGTGA
- a CDS encoding Uma2 family endonuclease yields MQHLLLVIEVLSPSTARADRFTKRRRYQEARVPLYWIVDPERAQVEVWTPDAVLPPLRGPPAHLAPRRGAATAPDPAAGALPAAVGVRLNGGRAVGR; encoded by the coding sequence ATGCAGCACCTGCTGCTGGTCATCGAGGTGCTGAGCCCTTCGACCGCGCGCGCCGATCGCTTCACCAAGCGGCGGCGCTACCAGGAGGCGCGCGTGCCGCTGTATTGGATCGTCGACCCGGAACGGGCGCAGGTCGAGGTCTGGACCCCGGACGCCGTCCTGCCCCCTCTTCGAGGCCCGCCAGCTCACCTGGCACCCCGCCGGGGCGCGGCAACCGCTCCAGATCCCGCTGCCGGAGCTCTTCCGGCCGCTGTAGGGGTGCGGCTGAATGGCGGTAGGGCGGTAGGGCGGTAG
- a CDS encoding Uma2 family endonuclease, translating to MPETTEPAYWTAAMARELPDDGRRYEVVHGELLVTPAPRAPHQLVVQRLHLRLAAYLDTESVGHVWLSPADISWDPGTLVQPDLFVVDPAQSRTSTGAPCSTCCWSSRC from the coding sequence ATGCCCGAGACGACCGAACCCGCCTACTGGACGGCCGCGATGGCGCGGGAGCTGCCCGACGACGGCCGGCGCTACGAGGTCGTCCACGGGGAGCTGCTGGTGACCCCGGCGCCGCGGGCCCCTCACCAGCTCGTTGTGCAGCGACTCCACCTGCGCCTCGCGGCCTATCTCGATACCGAGTCGGTCGGCCACGTCTGGCTGAGTCCCGCCGACATCAGCTGGGACCCCGGCACCCTCGTGCAGCCCGATCTCTTCGTCGTGGATCCGGCGCAATCGCGCACCTCGACTGGGGCGCCATGCAGCACCTGCTGCTGGTCATCGAGGTGCTGA
- a CDS encoding Uma2 family endonuclease, producing MQPDLFVVPAAQATNDWRTYRDLRLAVEIVSPGSRRMDRVEKRRLYQAQGVGSYWIVDPEARLVEVWGPWRRPPRGGDRRAVLASLPRVCGVPAGGGVVVRGDAGVGLGSAVRRFGGSAARRLGGSAARRLGGSSRAFLSEGAQRPRARG from the coding sequence GTGCAGCCGGACCTGTTCGTGGTGCCGGCGGCGCAGGCCACGAACGACTGGCGCACCTACCGGGACCTGCGGCTGGCGGTGGAGATCGTCTCCCCGGGCTCACGCCGGATGGACCGGGTGGAGAAGCGCCGGCTCTACCAGGCGCAGGGCGTCGGGAGCTACTGGATCGTCGACCCGGAGGCGCGGTTGGTGGAGGTGTGGGGCCCCTGGCGACGACCGCCCCGAGGTGGTGACCGACGAGCTGTGCTGGCGAGTCTCCCCCGCGTCTGCGGAGTTCCGGCTGGGGGTGGAGTCGTTGTTCGAGGGGATGCCGGGGTAGGGCTGGGCTCGGCGGTTCGGCGGTTCGGCGGCTCGGCGGCTCGGCGGCTCGGCGGCTCGGCGGCTCGGCGGCTCGGCGGTTCGTCACGTGCCTTTCTTTCCGAGGGAGCGCAGCGGCCGCGAGCTCGCGGCTGA
- a CDS encoding SEC-C domain-containing protein, whose product MIEPLGRTGPCPCGSGRKLKLLRAPGRRAGPPRRPRSRHGGG is encoded by the coding sequence ATGATCGAGCCCCTCGGTCGCACCGGTCCCTGCCCCTGCGGCTCCGGCCGCAAGCTCAAGCTGCTGCGGGCGCCAGGGCGCCGAGCGGGCCCACCCCGGCGCCCCCGATCCCGCCACGGCGGTGGATGA
- a CDS encoding restriction endonuclease, whose amino-acid sequence MSFDLLRWFAEVASQDWIWYAKYLAANDTLATGGHQVGLYIPKVVFGTLFPTAVSSHTPNPSHTFPAVVASEGRERVVRAIWYNKRVLGQGTRDECRITRWGGQSSDILDPEATGSLCIFAFRLGSTRDAEECRVWLCRDLVEEDIAQDWLGFVDPGSGALVSPSGQQLPDVAISEADSPCVLSPERMPAEWLKSFPDPTELAARAVSNLPTARRKPPDDRLLLRRDCEYQLFRSVEEVHVFPRVQEGFCGVDEFVGYANAVTNRRKSRSGSSLELQVKTILEEEKLPFSHDAVSEANKRPDFLFPSADRYRDEGCPPSKLRMLGVKTTCKDRWRQILEEADRVPYKHLLTLQRGVSSTQFKQMNSKWNTLGCTKRAPHVVSKGGAGQSTDIR is encoded by the coding sequence ATGAGTTTCGACCTGCTGAGGTGGTTCGCGGAGGTCGCTTCCCAGGACTGGATTTGGTATGCCAAGTACCTGGCTGCGAATGACACGCTCGCCACGGGCGGCCACCAGGTTGGGCTCTACATTCCCAAGGTTGTTTTTGGGACGTTGTTTCCTACCGCAGTCTCAAGCCACACCCCGAATCCATCTCACACATTCCCGGCGGTCGTCGCTTCTGAAGGAAGGGAGAGGGTAGTACGTGCCATCTGGTATAACAAGCGGGTCTTGGGCCAGGGCACGAGGGACGAGTGCAGAATCACTCGGTGGGGAGGGCAGAGTTCAGACATTCTCGACCCTGAAGCAACTGGGTCGCTGTGCATCTTCGCGTTTCGGTTGGGTTCAACAAGAGATGCTGAGGAATGCCGGGTCTGGTTGTGCCGGGACCTCGTTGAAGAGGACATCGCTCAGGATTGGCTTGGGTTCGTCGATCCAGGTTCAGGTGCCCTCGTAAGCCCCTCCGGCCAGCAGCTCCCGGATGTGGCGATCTCGGAAGCGGACAGCCCTTGCGTCCTCTCGCCGGAGCGGATGCCAGCCGAGTGGCTCAAGTCTTTTCCGGACCCGACCGAGCTTGCGGCCCGTGCGGTGTCAAATCTTCCGACCGCTCGTCGCAAGCCCCCGGATGACCGGCTCCTCCTCAGGCGCGACTGCGAGTACCAGCTCTTCCGCTCGGTTGAGGAAGTGCATGTCTTCCCTAGAGTGCAGGAGGGCTTCTGCGGCGTCGACGAGTTTGTGGGTTACGCAAATGCGGTGACTAATCGGCGGAAATCACGAAGCGGTAGCTCGCTGGAGTTGCAGGTGAAGACAATTCTCGAAGAAGAGAAACTGCCCTTCTCTCACGACGCTGTTTCGGAGGCCAATAAGCGACCCGATTTCCTGTTTCCGTCTGCCGATCGCTATCGCGACGAAGGATGTCCTCCAAGCAAGCTTCGGATGCTTGGTGTGAAGACAACCTGTAAAGATCGATGGCGTCAGATACTCGAGGAAGCGGATCGCGTTCCTTACAAACACCTCCTGACGCTTCAGCGGGGTGTAAGTTCTACTCAGTTCAAGCAGATGAATTCCAAGTGGAATACGCTTGGTTGTACCAAGCGCGCTCCACACGTCGTATCCAAAGGAGGTGCAGGGCAGTCTACTGACATTCGCTGA
- the vsr gene encoding DNA mismatch endonuclease Vsr — protein sequence MTDIVDRATRSKMMSGIRGKDTKPELLVRRYLHRAGLRYRLHAKALPGRPDLVLTRYRTVIQVHGCFWHRHRGCRYAYFPSSNVPFWRAKFFENTSRDRRNDRKLRALGWKVLTIWECEASKPQKLAGLLDRIREKRA from the coding sequence TTGACCGACATCGTCGACAGGGCTACACGCAGTAAGATGATGTCCGGGATAAGGGGGAAGGACACCAAGCCCGAGCTGCTCGTTCGCCGCTACCTGCATCGTGCAGGCCTGAGGTACCGCCTCCACGCAAAGGCGCTTCCAGGCCGCCCCGATCTGGTTCTCACGAGATACAGAACAGTCATCCAGGTGCACGGTTGTTTTTGGCACCGGCACCGTGGATGCCGGTACGCCTATTTCCCGTCGTCAAATGTCCCCTTCTGGCGAGCGAAGTTCTTCGAGAACACCTCAAGGGACAGGCGGAACGACCGTAAGCTCCGTGCGTTGGGGTGGAAGGTGCTCACCATCTGGGAGTGCGAGGCTTCGAAGCCGCAGAAGCTTGCAGGCCTGCTGGACCGAATCCGCGAGAAGCGGGCATGA
- a CDS encoding DNA cytosine methyltransferase gives MGNGFGFGLVGPQDVARTLSARYYKDGSEILIRQKGKNPRRLTPRECARLMGFDRGGRRFTIPVSDTRAYKQFGNSVVVPVVETIAKAMRPYILGEKDREEQLDLALAMAG, from the coding sequence ATGGGCAACGGCTTTGGGTTTGGCCTGGTTGGACCTCAAGATGTCGCCAGAACCCTCTCAGCCCGCTACTACAAGGACGGCTCCGAGATTCTGATTCGGCAGAAAGGCAAGAACCCGCGTCGCCTGACGCCGCGCGAGTGTGCTCGTCTCATGGGCTTCGACCGAGGCGGGCGCCGATTCACGATCCCGGTATCTGATACTCGTGCGTACAAGCAATTCGGTAATAGTGTGGTCGTCCCTGTGGTCGAAACCATTGCCAAGGCCATGCGGCCGTATATTCTCGGGGAGAAGGATCGCGAGGAACAACTTGACCTCGCTCTCGCCATGGCCGGATAG
- the dcm gene encoding DNA (cytosine-5-)-methyltransferase, producing the protein MSRRSKSETSDFRQLRVSSGLTQAELASLSGFNVREVKRWEAGDASPRAGVWELLRARLANQARASAAGDFTFIDLFAGIGGLRLGFEAAGGKCVFTSEWDTYSQKTYKANFGNDEIHGDITQIDAREVPDHDVLLAGFPCQPFSLAGVSKKNALGRPHGFACETQGTLFFDVERIIAEKQPKAFLLENVKHLVNHDGGRTFAVIQQVLKEKLGYYVFPKLIDGRQFVPQHRERIYLVGFREDVAFSWDEIAWPAGETGPLWGPFCIPRTVPKRVRRLSPTRKGRLIRSTRLVTNYGSISKPMLPSSKQWATALGLAWLDLKMSPEPSQPATTRTAPRF; encoded by the coding sequence ATGTCCCGCCGATCAAAGTCCGAAACTAGTGACTTTCGCCAACTTCGTGTCAGCTCGGGACTTACGCAAGCCGAGCTCGCCTCTCTTTCCGGGTTCAACGTCCGGGAGGTGAAGCGATGGGAAGCGGGGGATGCGTCCCCACGCGCGGGTGTCTGGGAGTTGTTGAGAGCGCGTCTCGCAAACCAGGCCCGCGCCTCCGCGGCCGGAGACTTCACCTTCATCGATCTGTTTGCGGGAATCGGAGGCCTGCGGCTGGGCTTTGAGGCCGCAGGTGGGAAGTGCGTGTTCACTTCTGAGTGGGACACCTACAGCCAGAAGACCTACAAGGCGAACTTCGGAAACGACGAGATTCATGGCGACATAACCCAGATCGACGCCAGGGAAGTGCCTGACCACGACGTGCTCTTGGCTGGATTCCCTTGCCAGCCCTTCTCCCTCGCGGGTGTTTCGAAGAAGAATGCCCTTGGTCGCCCGCACGGATTTGCCTGCGAGACCCAAGGGACCCTGTTCTTCGACGTTGAGCGGATTATCGCCGAGAAGCAACCCAAGGCTTTCTTGCTCGAGAACGTAAAGCACCTCGTCAATCACGACGGTGGGCGCACGTTTGCTGTGATTCAACAGGTCCTGAAGGAGAAGTTGGGTTACTACGTATTTCCCAAGCTAATTGACGGACGCCAATTCGTACCCCAGCACCGTGAGCGAATCTACCTCGTCGGATTCCGCGAGGACGTCGCGTTCTCATGGGATGAAATTGCTTGGCCAGCCGGGGAGACTGGCCCACTCTGGGGTCCATTCTGCATCCCGAGAACGGTTCCGAAGCGGGTGAGGCGCCTTTCACCAACGAGAAAGGGAAGGTTGATCCGAAGTACACGCTTAGTAACAAACTATGGCAGTATCTCCAAGCCTATGCTACCAAGCAGCAAGCAATGGGCAACGGCTTTGGGTTTGGCCTGGTTGGACCTCAAGATGTCGCCAGAACCCTCTCAGCCCGCTACTACAAGGACGGCTCCGAGATTCTGA
- a CDS encoding AIPR family protein — MADEALEGFARNLHADVLSRAADGSIDAEHLTYGTFKEVVFTQLVLEQLEEQGITEEAQALHYEGQPRRRILRISGYSLRNLEGEDGVGKIDLFTTVYLDSPDLIAVDRASAKEALERARRFLEDMLGGDYEKLDPSSEAYALAKSICDRRTAIKQAKVLLLTDGLLKSKDVELDSLPGIEVSSEVWDIERLQRSQANSSHPAEIEIDVRQELDGKGLPCLKVPASSDDYESFLCVIPGDLLYKLYERFGQRLLELNVRSFLSITGKVNKGIRQTIRENPAHFFPFNNGLALTAAGVETSWTPEEGTIITGIRGLQIVNGGQTTASIHRAHKVDGAPLEAVHVQAKLTVIRTEGDDDRFFDLVRQISLFANSQNKVNMADLSANEPFHVELERIALRTWAPGEQSQWFYERARGSYQAIKAKQATTPAQKKSFDRRYPSNQRFSKTDLAKALNAWAPKPHVASLGGEKSFVHFMQGLGVKATEPKLSVEFFKNLVGLLILYRRTEKIVREAEIPSYRAQVVAYLVAYLSWRTNKKINLLDVWNQQKVPDQLAGTIKGWAMPIYDAIRQSAGAGNPGEWCKKVACWDHISRMDLVAGKSLGGMAQEGFELVDTEGLRYIKLLVDMPPGDWEEILMWAATTNQLTYTEKGVLQTLAGYALSGWSKQPSAKQASIALRALAKR, encoded by the coding sequence ATGGCAGACGAGGCCCTCGAAGGCTTTGCCCGGAATCTGCACGCGGATGTGCTCTCTCGCGCGGCGGACGGGTCCATTGACGCCGAGCACCTCACATATGGCACTTTCAAGGAAGTTGTTTTCACGCAGCTGGTTCTTGAGCAGCTCGAGGAGCAGGGAATCACCGAGGAGGCGCAGGCGCTCCATTATGAGGGCCAACCCAGGCGGCGGATTCTTCGCATAAGTGGATATTCCCTGCGTAACCTCGAAGGAGAGGATGGGGTCGGAAAGATTGACCTGTTTACCACGGTATACCTGGATTCGCCTGACCTCATCGCGGTGGACCGGGCGAGCGCGAAGGAGGCCCTGGAGCGTGCAAGGCGGTTCCTGGAGGACATGCTAGGCGGTGATTACGAGAAGCTTGATCCATCTTCGGAAGCGTACGCACTGGCGAAGTCCATTTGCGACCGGCGAACGGCCATCAAGCAGGCGAAGGTCCTTCTTCTCACGGATGGCCTGCTCAAGAGCAAGGATGTGGAGCTTGATTCCCTCCCCGGAATCGAAGTCTCATCGGAGGTATGGGATATCGAGCGGCTCCAGCGAAGCCAGGCCAACTCTTCGCACCCCGCCGAAATCGAGATAGATGTTCGACAGGAACTCGATGGGAAGGGGCTGCCGTGTCTCAAGGTTCCGGCTTCCAGTGACGATTACGAGTCATTCCTGTGCGTCATTCCGGGGGATCTCCTGTACAAGTTGTATGAGAGATTCGGCCAACGGCTGCTCGAACTGAATGTTCGCTCCTTCCTCTCCATAACCGGGAAGGTAAACAAGGGAATTCGCCAGACGATCAGGGAAAACCCGGCACACTTCTTTCCATTCAACAATGGCTTGGCCCTCACTGCCGCTGGCGTAGAGACGTCGTGGACCCCCGAGGAAGGTACGATCATTACAGGCATCCGAGGGCTCCAGATTGTGAACGGGGGACAAACGACAGCCTCCATACACCGTGCTCACAAGGTCGATGGAGCTCCGTTGGAGGCGGTACATGTCCAGGCAAAGCTCACCGTAATTCGGACCGAGGGTGATGACGACCGATTTTTCGACCTTGTCCGACAGATCTCGCTATTCGCGAATAGTCAGAACAAGGTCAATATGGCTGACCTATCCGCGAATGAACCTTTTCATGTTGAGCTGGAGCGAATTGCGCTGAGGACCTGGGCCCCAGGCGAACAGAGTCAATGGTTCTACGAGCGCGCCCGTGGTTCTTACCAGGCAATCAAGGCCAAACAAGCCACGACGCCAGCTCAGAAGAAGTCATTCGATCGCAGGTATCCGTCGAATCAGCGATTCTCGAAGACCGACCTTGCAAAGGCCTTGAATGCCTGGGCGCCGAAGCCGCATGTCGCCAGCCTTGGTGGCGAGAAGAGTTTCGTTCACTTCATGCAGGGCCTGGGTGTTAAGGCCACCGAGCCGAAGCTGTCTGTTGAATTCTTCAAGAACCTGGTCGGTCTCTTGATCCTCTATCGACGCACGGAGAAGATCGTTCGTGAGGCGGAGATTCCGTCATACAGGGCCCAGGTCGTGGCATACCTGGTCGCCTATTTGTCCTGGCGAACCAACAAGAAGATCAATCTTCTCGACGTCTGGAACCAGCAGAAGGTGCCAGACCAGCTGGCTGGGACGATAAAGGGCTGGGCCATGCCGATCTACGATGCAATTCGCCAGAGTGCCGGCGCAGGCAATCCGGGAGAATGGTGCAAGAAGGTGGCCTGTTGGGATCACATCAGCCGGATGGATCTTGTAGCCGGGAAGAGTCTCGGGGGTATGGCGCAGGAAGGATTCGAATTGGTCGACACGGAAGGTCTACGATACATCAAGCTTCTAGTTGACATGCCCCCAGGGGACTGGGAGGAGATTCTGATGTGGGCTGCGACGACCAACCAACTCACCTATACCGAGAAGGGTGTTCTCCAGACTCTGGCCGGCTATGCGCTCTCGGGATGGAGTAAGCAGCCTTCTGCCAAGCAAGCATCGATTGCGCTTCGGGCCCTCGCCAAGCGTTAG
- a CDS encoding PD-(D/E)XK motif protein, which yields MQLRVDAPAGMDLFLAVRHPDRCPALIVEVAKESIPRGWRVPDVRGLHALHGPGQYRSARIAVIATKASFWEPFGVVADDLISHVNGAETPAAALAVIARRLEMWARFFDKAPSGRLARSERLGLLGELYLLAQHLLPASGGRALLGWKGPEGGPHDFVIGSVGVEAKCTTAQEPVQLEITSARQLDGQALDKLFLYGLCLVEGPAGELTLAGQVSSLRLMIKQHHPEAGVRLEDLLLQAGYSDDHAAFYGEDHYSVKQDGFFRVVSGFPRILESDLQAGIGNVRYTVDWSACRPFVIPPSTALLGL from the coding sequence ATGCAACTGCGGGTGGATGCCCCGGCCGGAATGGACCTGTTTCTCGCGGTCAGGCACCCTGATCGATGCCCTGCGTTGATTGTCGAGGTCGCAAAGGAGAGCATCCCTCGTGGCTGGAGGGTCCCGGACGTCAGAGGACTACATGCGCTCCATGGACCGGGTCAGTACAGATCTGCGCGGATCGCCGTCATTGCCACGAAAGCAAGCTTTTGGGAGCCCTTTGGGGTTGTGGCTGATGACCTGATCAGCCATGTGAATGGGGCCGAGACCCCTGCAGCTGCTCTGGCAGTGATTGCACGCCGCTTGGAAATGTGGGCTCGGTTCTTTGACAAGGCTCCCTCAGGGAGACTGGCGCGTTCGGAGCGCCTTGGGCTCCTCGGCGAGCTTTACCTGCTCGCTCAGCATCTGCTCCCCGCCTCTGGGGGGCGTGCATTGCTGGGCTGGAAGGGGCCGGAAGGTGGCCCCCATGACTTTGTCATCGGCTCTGTAGGCGTCGAGGCAAAGTGCACCACTGCCCAAGAGCCAGTGCAACTGGAGATCACGTCTGCCAGGCAACTGGATGGGCAAGCACTCGATAAGCTGTTCCTCTATGGACTTTGCCTTGTCGAGGGCCCGGCGGGCGAGCTGACATTGGCCGGGCAGGTGTCATCATTGCGGTTGATGATCAAACAGCATCACCCAGAAGCTGGAGTCCGCCTGGAGGACCTTTTGCTACAGGCGGGGTATTCCGACGATCATGCGGCGTTTTACGGTGAAGACCACTACAGCGTCAAGCAGGACGGCTTTTTCCGGGTCGTCTCAGGCTTCCCGCGGATATTGGAATCTGACCTTCAGGCGGGTATCGGCAACGTGAGGTATACGGTGGATTGGTCGGCTTGCAGGCCCTTTGTGATACCTCCGTCAACCGCTCTCCTCGGACTATAG